Proteins from a genomic interval of Methanofastidiosum sp.:
- a CDS encoding oligosaccharide flippase family protein, giving the protein MIINEQLVRKIKESEIFISIKHAKNYFSANIATKAIGVISLPIFTRLFTQAEYGIYSVYLSYLEIFTVILSLNCVAAVGRYYYEKTEDFKEFLGTTLTLLIVTYCITVSIVLILYSPLANLMGIPNKLLYYMIVGSFFLCIYSVYTQILSAQRKSKESAKISIVYGYSIFILAVIITYNLTDERYLGKIWASLIIGIISNLYFINKLKEGIKFSLNKKHIIYILNYSIPLIPYSLSSLILSQFDRIMINNIINSASAGLYGVAYTVGSLVLTVLWAVMAAIYPKIMEFFNKSEFERADVLVKRVFSIFMMAAFGIILFGREIILILADPKFHIASGLVPIIALGHIFYGMAIIYNSYIDYKKKMIYLSFSVLSAGVINIILNAIYIPQYGYVAAAYTTVISYFLMFLFNWVISKYILKQKTIPLWLLWKPFILLTLFMIIIFGISYLDLSYFITIIIKVTFLIIYSVALIYPEIKHILPSLIK; this is encoded by the coding sequence ATGATAATCAATGAACAATTAGTGAGAAAAATAAAAGAATCAGAAATATTCATAAGTATCAAACACGCTAAAAATTATTTCTCGGCTAACATTGCTACCAAAGCAATAGGGGTAATTTCTCTCCCAATATTCACCCGTCTTTTCACACAAGCGGAATACGGTATTTATTCAGTCTATTTGTCCTATCTTGAAATCTTTACAGTTATTTTGTCATTAAATTGCGTTGCTGCTGTGGGTAGATACTATTATGAAAAAACTGAAGATTTTAAAGAGTTTTTAGGGACTACTCTAACTCTTCTAATCGTAACTTATTGTATAACGGTCTCAATTGTATTAATTTTATACAGTCCGTTGGCTAATTTGATGGGCATTCCAAATAAACTATTATACTATATGATAGTTGGTTCTTTTTTTCTTTGTATATATAGCGTATACACACAAATTTTATCCGCTCAGAGAAAAAGTAAGGAATCTGCAAAAATATCTATTGTTTATGGATACAGCATATTTATCTTAGCCGTGATTATTACTTATAATTTGACAGATGAACGGTATTTAGGAAAGATTTGGGCATCTCTTATAATTGGAATTATTTCTAACTTATATTTCATTAACAAATTAAAAGAAGGAATAAAATTCTCATTAAATAAAAAACATATAATATACATACTAAACTATTCTATACCTTTAATTCCGTATTCATTGAGCAGCCTTATACTTTCACAATTTGATCGAATAATGATTAATAATATTATAAATTCTGCCTCTGCAGGATTATATGGAGTAGCATATACAGTGGGTTCACTAGTATTGACGGTACTTTGGGCTGTTATGGCGGCAATTTACCCAAAAATTATGGAGTTCTTTAATAAATCTGAATTTGAAAGAGCAGATGTTCTAGTTAAAAGAGTATTCTCTATATTTATGATGGCTGCTTTTGGAATCATTTTATTTGGGAGAGAGATAATATTGATTTTAGCCGATCCAAAGTTTCATATAGCAAGTGGGCTAGTCCCAATAATTGCACTTGGACATATTTTTTATGGAATGGCAATTATCTATAACTCCTATATAGATTATAAAAAAAAGATGATTTATCTTTCATTTTCTGTTCTTTCTGCAGGAGTAATAAACATAATATTAAATGCAATTTATATACCTCAATATGGTTATGTTGCGGCGGCTTATACTACTGTAATTTCATACTTTTTAATGTTTTTATTTAATTGGGTAATTTCAAAATATATACTAAAACAAAAAACAATACCATTATGGTTACTTTGGAAGCCTTTTATTTTATTGACATTGTTTATGATTATCATTTTTGGTATTAGTTATTTAGATCTTAGCTATTTCATCACCATTATTATAAAAGTAACATTTTTAATAATATATTCAGTTGCTTTAATTTATCCTGAAATTAAACATATATTGCCTAGTTTAATTAAGTAG
- a CDS encoding glycosyltransferase family 2 protein, with amino-acid sequence MKKLAPEISVIMPVYNSGHFLEESIESILNQTFTNFEFIIIDDKSNDNSKEIISNYMIKDNRIILIENEDNLGVAAARNRGLEIARGKYIALMDSDDVSFPNRLEKEYLFLENNPEFLLVGSSGIRIDEKGNKLENINYCEDLNIKGKIYCILASSIMFRNQGIMFREKFHYAEDFDFYLRLITLGYKLTNIEDILIKIRMRTSSITMTTRTRGDFFHEKAVKFYNQRLETGTDDYEKFDEKEIFSIPLDDSRRRYLKSVIGLSLKNAEIDAAKENFQEYKELISSKRRLLYQIAFAFPFIYSLRLKIKSLLKEKN; translated from the coding sequence ATGAAAAAATTAGCTCCAGAGATATCTGTAATAATGCCAGTCTATAACTCTGGTCATTTTTTAGAAGAAAGCATAGAATCGATTCTTAATCAAACTTTTACTAATTTTGAATTTATTATAATAGATGACAAATCTAATGACAACTCAAAAGAAATAATCTCGAATTACATGATAAAGGATAATAGAATTATTCTTATTGAGAATGAGGATAATCTTGGAGTTGCAGCGGCAAGAAATAGAGGCTTGGAAATAGCTAGAGGAAAATATATTGCACTAATGGATTCCGATGATGTATCATTTCCGAATAGGTTAGAAAAAGAATATCTATTTCTAGAGAATAATCCTGAATTTCTCTTAGTTGGATCTTCTGGTATTAGGATAGATGAAAAAGGAAATAAGTTAGAAAATATTAATTATTGTGAAGATTTAAATATTAAGGGAAAGATATATTGTATTTTAGCTTCGTCCATAATGTTTAGAAATCAAGGAATTATGTTTAGAGAAAAGTTTCATTATGCTGAAGATTTTGATTTCTATTTGAGATTAATAACTTTAGGGTATAAATTAACGAATATTGAGGACATTTTAATCAAAATAAGGATGAGAACTTCAAGTATTACAATGACCACCAGAACTAGAGGAGATTTTTTCCACGAAAAAGCCGTAAAATTCTACAATCAACGCTTAGAAACTGGAACAGACGATTATGAAAAGTTCGATGAAAAAGAAATATTTTCAATTCCTCTAGACGATTCTAGAAGAAGATACTTGAAATCAGTTATTGGACTTTCATTGAAAAATGCAGAAATAGATGCGGCAAAAGAAAATTTTCAAGAATATAAAGAATTAATTAGTTCTAAAAGAAGACTACTATACCAAATTGCATTCGCATTTCCATTTATCTATTCACTTAGATTAAAAATCAAATCTTTATTAAAAGAGAAGAATTAA
- the wecB gene encoding UDP-N-acetylglucosamine 2-epimerase (non-hydrolyzing), with amino-acid sequence MKLAIILGTRPEIIKLYSIIKECQKKDLDYFILHSGQHYSYELDKIFFEELKLTLPKYNINVGSGTHGAETGKMLIGIEEILLKEKPNVVLVQGDTNTVLAGGLAASKLHIDVGHVEAGLRSYDLKMPEEINRILTDHLSNYLFAPTLSSKNNLLKEGLKGNKIIVTGNTIADVITKYVKVANEKSNILKNYDLETNQYILATFHRQENVDNEEKLMGILGGLELLSNKLKLPIVLPIHPRTKKRLQEYNLSLPKGILAVTPLGFLEFLQLESNACLVLTDSGGVQEETCILKVPCVTLRDNTERPETLEVGSNILAGTTKDRILECSLEMIKKNKNWESPFGNGKAGKSIISYLVSKYI; translated from the coding sequence ATGAAACTTGCAATAATATTGGGAACACGACCTGAGATAATAAAGTTATACTCAATTATTAAAGAGTGCCAAAAAAAAGATCTTGATTATTTCATTTTACACTCCGGTCAACACTACTCTTATGAATTAGATAAGATTTTCTTTGAAGAACTAAAATTAACTTTACCTAAATACAATATAAATGTTGGATCAGGTACACATGGAGCAGAAACTGGTAAAATGTTAATCGGTATTGAAGAAATTCTTCTGAAAGAAAAACCAAACGTTGTTTTAGTTCAAGGTGATACAAATACAGTATTGGCTGGGGGACTAGCGGCGTCAAAATTACACATTGATGTGGGACATGTTGAAGCAGGATTAAGAAGCTATGATTTAAAAATGCCTGAAGAGATTAATAGAATTTTGACTGATCATCTTTCGAATTATTTATTTGCGCCTACCCTTTCATCAAAAAATAATTTATTGAAAGAAGGTTTGAAGGGGAATAAAATTATTGTCACAGGCAATACAATTGCAGATGTTATCACAAAATACGTTAAAGTGGCAAATGAAAAAAGTAATATTCTAAAAAACTATGATTTAGAAACAAATCAGTATATACTTGCTACTTTTCACAGACAAGAAAATGTTGACAATGAGGAAAAATTAATGGGGATACTTGGGGGGCTTGAACTCCTATCAAACAAATTAAAATTGCCTATCGTGTTACCTATACACCCTAGAACAAAAAAGAGATTGCAAGAGTATAATCTATCTTTACCCAAGGGGATCCTTGCCGTAACACCTTTAGGATTTCTCGAATTTCTTCAGTTAGAATCAAACGCTTGTTTAGTCTTAACAGATTCTGGTGGAGTTCAAGAAGAAACTTGTATTTTAAAAGTTCCATGTGTAACTTTGAGAGATAACACAGAAAGACCCGAAACTTTAGAGGTAGGGTCAAATATTTTGGCTGGAACAACAAAAGATAGGATATTGGAATGCTCCTTAGAAATGATTAAGAAAAATAAGAATTGGGAAAGTCCATTTGGGAATGGTAAAGCGGGCAAGTCCATAATATCTTACCTTGTTTCAAAATATATCTAA
- a CDS encoding glycosyltransferase produces the protein MKIVLATTNDLIYDSRINKIAESLSKKHDVVLICLNEKGNFDTSGYPYKIIFIRDSKLKTKTKDIRRKLKNKLGKFSIFAKDISIYLLEKKSAYELEAKLIEENADIYVAVNLNTLSTVYKVAKSKNKLIVYEAQELSVDQYSNSFIGKIIWKIEENIYIKNVDAIITTNIQRAKILKERYNLLEMPYIIHNIPKLNKKKINVNGISDPIKLLYSGIYTELRGLEQIVASMEYVSDNFELHLLGHGNLETRLLEIIKEKNIENKVIFHDPVPYNQVVNEISKYDIGIVTYLPTNLNNYYCSPNKLYEYIQAGLGIISINLPEPEEVIAKYHNGILFNSYEPLEIANTINTIQREDILKFKKNSIMARSNLCWENEEIILLSIFDKINDSIKISK, from the coding sequence ATGAAAATAGTACTAGCAACGACAAATGATTTAATTTATGACTCAAGAATTAATAAAATTGCAGAGAGTTTATCAAAGAAACATGATGTAGTACTAATATGTCTCAATGAAAAAGGTAACTTTGATACAAGTGGATATCCCTACAAAATAATTTTTATTAGAGATTCTAAATTAAAGACAAAGACAAAGGATATCCGGCGCAAATTGAAAAACAAACTGGGTAAATTTAGCATATTTGCAAAAGATATTTCGATATATTTGTTGGAAAAAAAATCTGCCTATGAACTGGAAGCAAAATTAATAGAGGAAAATGCAGATATTTATGTTGCAGTAAATCTAAATACTCTTTCTACAGTTTATAAAGTTGCAAAATCAAAAAATAAATTAATTGTATACGAAGCACAAGAACTGAGTGTGGATCAGTATAGTAATTCCTTCATTGGAAAGATTATATGGAAAATTGAAGAAAACATATATATTAAAAATGTAGATGCAATTATCACAACTAACATACAGCGGGCAAAAATACTAAAGGAAAGATATAATCTATTAGAAATGCCATATATAATCCACAACATTCCAAAGTTGAACAAAAAGAAAATAAATGTGAATGGAATTTCTGATCCAATAAAACTCCTCTATAGTGGTATTTACACTGAATTAAGGGGATTAGAACAAATAGTAGCATCGATGGAATATGTTTCGGATAATTTTGAACTGCATTTATTAGGGCATGGAAATCTTGAAACTAGACTCTTAGAAATAATAAAAGAAAAGAATATAGAAAACAAAGTAATTTTTCATGACCCAGTTCCATATAATCAAGTAGTAAATGAGATATCAAAATATGACATAGGTATAGTCACATACCTACCTACAAATCTTAACAATTATTATTGTTCCCCCAACAAGCTATACGAGTATATACAAGCTGGATTAGGCATAATCTCAATAAATCTTCCAGAGCCAGAAGAGGTAATTGCCAAATATCATAATGGTATTTTATTTAATTCTTATGAGCCTCTAGAAATAGCAAATACAATAAATACAATTCAAAGAGAGGACATACTTAAATTTAAAAAAAATAGCATCATGGCCAGAAGTAATCTCTGTTGGGAAAATGAAGAAATTATACTTTTATCGATTTTTGATAAAATAAATGATAGCATTAAAATATCAAAATAA
- a CDS encoding glycosyltransferase, translated as MKIAHLSIRHPASDNRLFYKQAVTLQKAGYSVNLVIPHQRDEVIQGINILSLPEYRKRRDKILKNIPRTLIKSLKLNAKIYQIYDPELIPVGLVLKLFRKKVICDFSEDYYSDTFDKKWLGILKKTAAIYISTLQKIALKTFDNIIAAEPEIESKFKSDKTILLRNFPVLSIRDNLADISYKKNKFTLIYAGWLTRTRGIKEVIESLGYVNTDVEFLLMGKWEEGYREECEKLPGWAKTNYLGYKPLEEVFSYINQSDIGICVLYPIPNYLLALPVKVFEYMAFSIPTVMSDFPYWKEMYSECALFVDPHNPKDIAEKINILIKDKKLREKLGQRGGELIDCEYNWEKESEKLIQLYKNLS; from the coding sequence ATGAAAATAGCCCATCTCTCAATTAGACATCCTGCATCAGATAACAGGCTTTTTTACAAGCAAGCTGTAACTTTGCAAAAGGCAGGATATTCTGTAAATCTAGTAATCCCTCACCAAAGAGATGAAGTTATACAAGGGATAAATATTTTATCACTCCCAGAATACAGAAAAAGAAGAGATAAGATATTGAAAAATATCCCTAGGACACTGATAAAATCATTAAAATTAAATGCAAAGATATATCAAATCTATGATCCTGAACTAATACCCGTTGGTCTCGTTCTAAAACTTTTTAGGAAAAAAGTAATTTGTGATTTCAGCGAAGATTATTATTCTGATACCTTTGATAAAAAATGGCTTGGAATCCTAAAAAAAACGGCCGCAATCTATATCTCTACCTTACAAAAAATTGCATTAAAAACTTTTGATAATATTATAGCTGCAGAACCAGAAATCGAGTCTAAATTTAAGAGCGATAAAACAATACTGTTGAGAAATTTTCCAGTTCTTTCAATAAGGGATAATTTAGCAGATATTTCATATAAAAAAAATAAATTTACTTTGATCTATGCCGGATGGTTAACAAGAACGAGAGGGATTAAAGAAGTCATAGAATCCCTAGGATATGTAAATACAGATGTTGAGTTTTTATTAATGGGGAAGTGGGAAGAAGGCTACAGAGAAGAATGTGAAAAACTACCTGGATGGGCCAAAACAAATTATTTAGGCTACAAGCCTCTAGAAGAAGTTTTTTCTTATATAAATCAATCAGACATTGGGATTTGTGTTCTATACCCTATCCCTAATTATCTATTGGCCTTGCCCGTTAAAGTTTTCGAGTATATGGCGTTCTCAATTCCTACAGTGATGTCAGATTTTCCCTATTGGAAGGAAATGTACTCTGAATGTGCTTTATTTGTCGATCCACATAATCCAAAGGACATTGCAGAGAAAATTAATATCCTTATTAAAGATAAAAAACTTAGAGAAAAACTAGGCCAAAGAGGCGGAGAACTAATTGACTGCGAATATAACTGGGAAAAAGAGTCAGAAAAACTAATCCAGCTATACAAGAATTTATCTTAA
- a CDS encoding DUF354 domain-containing protein → MSKILFDIGHPADVHFFKNLIWELEKKGHETLITARRKESTFQLLEYYNFDYTDLGVNKKGLFKKAIGLAQTDYKLLNISRKFKPDILTGFASPYITHVAKLIRKKSILFNDTEHATLNNRLSIPYSDYFVTPSSFMGDYGEKHLRFDGYKELAYLHPNWYKEEKDVLKELDIKKNEEFFIVRLVSWQASHDVGYKGASKEDALELIKALEKRGRVLLSSEYYDKEFEDYYIKVHPAKIHTLMNHSTMYIGEGATMATEAAVLGKPSLFISPLSGKLGYLEELEKKYGLLFSFLTINDSLNTIREVLDSNSKKEWAKKKNKMLDEKTDATSFMIKLFEEKLI, encoded by the coding sequence TTGAGCAAGATTCTATTTGACATCGGTCACCCTGCAGACGTTCATTTTTTTAAAAATCTTATATGGGAACTGGAAAAGAAGGGCCATGAAACGCTGATTACAGCAAGAAGGAAAGAGAGTACTTTTCAACTTTTAGAATACTACAACTTTGATTATACCGATTTAGGTGTAAACAAAAAAGGTTTATTTAAAAAAGCAATAGGATTGGCGCAGACAGATTACAAGCTTCTGAATATCTCTAGAAAGTTTAAGCCGGACATCTTGACAGGATTTGCAAGCCCATATATAACGCATGTTGCAAAACTTATCAGGAAAAAATCAATCCTCTTCAATGACACAGAGCACGCAACATTGAATAACAGGCTCTCAATACCCTACTCCGATTACTTTGTCACCCCTTCATCATTTATGGGTGATTACGGCGAAAAACATTTGAGATTTGACGGTTACAAGGAGCTAGCATACCTGCACCCGAACTGGTATAAAGAAGAAAAAGATGTTCTAAAAGAGCTTGATATAAAAAAGAATGAAGAGTTTTTTATTGTTAGATTGGTCTCATGGCAGGCAAGCCATGATGTTGGGTATAAAGGCGCTTCCAAAGAAGATGCCCTAGAACTAATTAAAGCTTTAGAGAAAAGAGGTAGAGTTCTTTTAAGCTCAGAGTATTATGATAAAGAATTTGAAGATTATTATATCAAAGTACATCCCGCCAAAATCCACACTTTGATGAATCACTCTACAATGTATATTGGAGAAGGAGCAACGATGGCAACTGAGGCCGCAGTCCTAGGAAAACCGAGCCTCTTCATATCGCCATTAAGTGGGAAACTTGGTTATTTAGAAGAATTAGAAAAAAAATATGGATTGCTATTTTCTTTTTTAACGATAAATGATTCATTAAATACGATTAGAGAGGTACTAGATAGTAATTCTAAAAAAGAATGGGCTAAAAAGAAGAATAAAATGCTAGATGAAAAAACTGATGCCACATCGTTTATGATAAAACTATTTGAGGAAAAACTAATATAG
- a CDS encoding nucleotide sugar dehydrogenase yields MENLKQKIKNKTAVISIIGLGYVGLPTAVYFAEKGFKVYGVDKIVRIVNGLNKGVSHLNELGLDERIRKVVDQSKFHCTNDTIEAVSNSDIVLIIVPTPITKDKEPDLSYVVSAAEDISKSLKKGQLIVLESTVYPGVTDDIVKPILESSGLKAGVDFGLAYCPERYNPGDTKHTIDNVNRVVGGITREWAEVTKDVYSYVIKAEIDTVSDIKTAEAAKVIENIQRDLNIALMNELALIFERMGIDVIEVIKAASTKWNFNVYYPGAGVGGHCLPVDPYYLVSKAREFGYHSKVITAGREINDYMPEHIFELLRDALNDMERSVKNSRIAVLGFSYKENVGDVRETPVEHFVTELVKRGAIVTVVDPYVDEKYIKSFGVSYSKDIYDSLKEADAFVIMTSHNIFKDMDLEKAKKLMNNPLVIDGRRIFSKDALVKKGFVYKGVGCL; encoded by the coding sequence ATGGAAAATCTGAAGCAGAAGATCAAAAACAAGACCGCAGTCATTTCTATTATTGGATTGGGGTATGTTGGCCTTCCAACAGCCGTTTATTTTGCTGAAAAAGGATTCAAAGTATATGGTGTGGACAAAATTGTAAGGATTGTCAATGGCCTTAACAAAGGTGTTTCTCATCTAAATGAGTTAGGATTAGATGAAAGAATAAGAAAAGTAGTTGACCAAAGTAAATTTCACTGCACAAACGATACCATTGAGGCGGTCAGCAATAGTGATATTGTCTTAATTATAGTACCAACACCAATAACAAAGGACAAAGAGCCCGATCTATCGTACGTAGTTTCAGCGGCAGAGGATATTTCAAAATCACTTAAAAAAGGACAATTAATTGTTTTGGAGTCTACAGTCTATCCCGGAGTAACAGATGACATTGTCAAACCGATATTGGAATCTTCTGGCCTTAAGGCGGGTGTAGATTTTGGATTGGCTTATTGTCCAGAGCGGTATAATCCAGGAGACACTAAACACACCATTGATAATGTTAACAGGGTAGTTGGCGGTATAACAAGGGAATGGGCCGAGGTCACAAAGGATGTTTATTCATATGTCATTAAAGCAGAGATAGACACAGTGAGCGACATTAAGACTGCAGAGGCTGCTAAAGTAATTGAAAACATCCAGAGAGATTTGAACATAGCATTAATGAATGAACTTGCTTTGATTTTTGAGAGGATGGGTATTGATGTAATTGAAGTAATTAAAGCAGCAAGCACAAAGTGGAACTTCAATGTTTATTACCCTGGTGCGGGAGTTGGTGGGCATTGTTTGCCTGTAGATCCCTATTACCTAGTTTCAAAAGCTAGGGAGTTTGGATACCACTCAAAAGTGATTACTGCTGGCAGAGAGATTAATGACTACATGCCAGAGCACATATTTGAGCTTTTGAGGGATGCATTGAATGATATGGAGAGGTCTGTTAAGAACTCTAGAATAGCTGTTTTAGGTTTCTCATACAAAGAGAATGTAGGAGATGTCAGAGAAACTCCCGTAGAGCATTTTGTTACAGAGCTTGTTAAGCGTGGGGCGATTGTAACGGTAGTTGACCCTTACGTTGATGAGAAATATATCAAGTCGTTTGGCGTTTCTTATTCTAAGGACATATATGATTCGTTAAAAGAGGCAGACGCTTTTGTTATAATGACTTCACACAACATATTCAAAGATATGGATTTAGAAAAAGCAAAAAAATTGATGAATAATCCTTTAGTTATTGACGGCAGAAGAATTTTCAGTAAAGATGCACTTGTCAAGAAGGGATTTGTATACAAGGGCGTAGGATGCCTTTAA
- the nadE gene encoding NAD(+) synthase — protein MTSELSKKLSDWLRENVNSGGGKGVVFGLSGGIDSTVTAYLCKNAFPENSLGLIIPCYSNKADMDDAKLVAKEIGLKYEAINIDSIYNSLLDEFGDMRDDRDLPLANIKPRLRMTVLYYYANRLNYFVIGTGNKSELTVGYFTKYGDGGCDLLPLGNLTKRNVYSLAKSLKVSEKIINKPPSAGLWKGQTDERELGITYQEIDNFIEGKTVSENAKTKIEELIKKSEHKRNMPRIPDF, from the coding sequence TTGACTAGCGAGCTTTCTAAGAAACTTTCAGATTGGTTGCGAGAAAATGTTAATTCAGGTGGCGGAAAAGGTGTCGTATTTGGGTTAAGTGGTGGCATTGATTCGACTGTGACAGCCTATCTCTGTAAGAATGCTTTTCCTGAAAACTCTCTTGGCCTTATAATTCCCTGCTATAGTAACAAAGCCGATATGGACGATGCGAAGTTAGTTGCAAAGGAGATCGGCCTAAAATATGAGGCCATCAATATTGATTCTATATATAACTCGCTTCTAGATGAGTTTGGGGATATGAGGGACGATCGAGATTTACCCCTTGCTAACATCAAGCCAAGGCTTAGAATGACTGTTCTATATTATTATGCTAACAGACTCAACTACTTTGTCATAGGTACTGGGAATAAGAGCGAACTTACTGTGGGCTACTTTACAAAATACGGCGATGGGGGATGCGATCTACTGCCTTTGGGAAATCTAACAAAGAGGAATGTCTATTCCCTTGCAAAATCACTGAAAGTTTCTGAGAAAATTATTAATAAGCCGCCTTCTGCGGGCCTCTGGAAAGGCCAGACAGATGAAAGGGAGCTTGGTATAACTTACCAGGAAATTGATAATTTTATTGAAGGGAAAACAGTGAGCGAAAATGCCAAAACAAAGATTGAAGAGCTTATCAAGAAAAGTGAGCATAAGAGAAACATGCCCAGGATACCAGATTTTTAA
- a CDS encoding Lrp/AsnC family transcriptional regulator translates to MDSLDINILKILNQDARTSFSEIARRLGHSITTISLRVKSMEDAGIIKKYIPVLDSEKCGYDFTAVIHLIISKGKLKEVEDIIKAENNVVAVYDVTGGYDAIIIGRFRNSSHLEKFTRWMQSIDFVESVSTSIVLNIIKEDMEVKFD, encoded by the coding sequence ATGGACAGTCTTGATATAAATATCCTTAAGATTCTAAATCAGGACGCTAGGACAAGTTTTTCAGAGATAGCGAGAAGGCTAGGTCATTCCATAACGACCATCTCTTTGAGAGTAAAGTCTATGGAGGATGCTGGAATCATAAAAAAGTACATACCTGTGCTTGACTCAGAAAAGTGCGGCTATGACTTTACGGCTGTTATACACCTCATCATTTCTAAGGGAAAGCTAAAAGAGGTAGAAGACATAATAAAAGCAGAGAATAACGTCGTTGCTGTTTATGATGTGACCGGTGGCTATGATGCGATTATTATAGGGAGATTTAGGAATAGCTCCCATCTTGAAAAGTTTACGAGATGGATGCAATCAATTGATTTTGTGGAAAGCGTGTCCACTTCAATTGTCTTAAACATCATTAAGGAGGACATGGAGGTAAAGTTTGACTAG
- the trmY gene encoding tRNA (pseudouridine(54)-N(1))-methyltransferase TrmY gives MKKIFILKASKAKTSKDFSLNDLPGDGGRMDIVARCVNSAFFLSHDLRRDTEFIVILEGEPNPPVTLRFVGNDLRYLSPDERCTGGLIKKALENVTEKETESTPGIFVSKKSFSQVINEIDCEIIYLHEEGEDIKSLNIESDKICFVLGDHMGLSQEDEELLKNAKRVSISPMVLHADHCIIIVHNVFDRKTYK, from the coding sequence ATGAAGAAAATATTCATCTTAAAAGCATCCAAGGCCAAAACTTCAAAGGATTTCTCTCTAAACGACCTTCCAGGAGATGGTGGCAGAATGGATATTGTGGCCAGATGTGTTAACTCGGCATTTTTCCTATCGCATGATTTAAGAAGAGACACAGAGTTCATTGTAATTTTAGAGGGCGAACCAAATCCGCCAGTTACACTTAGATTTGTTGGAAATGATTTGAGATATCTAAGCCCTGATGAGCGCTGCACAGGGGGGCTGATAAAGAAAGCTCTAGAAAACGTGACAGAAAAAGAGACTGAGTCTACACCTGGGATATTCGTATCAAAGAAAAGCTTTTCTCAAGTCATAAATGAAATTGATTGTGAAATAATCTATCTTCACGAAGAAGGGGAAGATATCAAAAGCTTGAATATTGAATCAGACAAAATCTGTTTTGTCTTGGGGGATCACATGGGCCTTTCACAAGAAGATGAAGAATTATTAAAGAATGCAAAACGAGTTTCAATATCTCCTATGGTACTGCATGCCGACCACTGTATAATAATAGTACATAACGTTTTTGATAGAAAAACTTATAAATAA
- a CDS encoding DUF433 domain-containing protein, whose protein sequence is MDREKLLQRIIINPKVMTGKPIIKGTRLSVQYILNLLANGYTVDEILKEYEGLTKDDINACLVYASETIENTTYMPLAEAI, encoded by the coding sequence ATGGATAGGGAAAAACTTCTTCAAAGGATAATTATTAATCCAAAAGTCATGACAGGAAAGCCAATCATAAAAGGCACAAGATTATCCGTACAATACATATTAAATCTATTGGCTAATGGCTATACAGTTGATGAAATATTGAAGGAATATGAAGGGCTAACAAAAGACGATATTAATGCTTGTCTTGTATACGCATCCGAAACAATTGAGAATACTACCTATATGCCACTTGCAGAGGCAATTTAA
- a CDS encoding DUF5615 family PIN-like protein — translation MKFIVDECTGPKVARWLRSLNHEVLSVHDEAKGADDETIIDKANRENFILITNDKDFGELIFKFNREHKGVILLRLKNERPENKIYVLSQLLEFYSEKLANNFIVVTEKNVKIIEIEKE, via the coding sequence ATGAAATTTATAGTTGATGAGTGCACCGGCCCAAAAGTTGCAAGATGGCTAAGATCATTAAACCACGAAGTATTGTCAGTTCACGATGAGGCAAAAGGTGCCGATGATGAAACAATAATAGATAAGGCCAACAGAGAGAATTTTATTCTAATTACTAATGATAAAGATTTTGGGGAACTCATTTTTAAATTTAACAGAGAGCACAAAGGAGTAATATTATTAAGACTCAAAAATGAAAGACCAGAAAATAAAATTTATGTATTATCACAACTACTTGAATTTTATTCAGAAAAATTGGCAAACAATTTCATTGTTGTCACCGAGAAAAATGTCAAAATAATTGAAATTGAGAAGGAATAG